A window of the Cicer arietinum cultivar CDC Frontier isolate Library 1 chromosome 6, Cicar.CDCFrontier_v2.0, whole genome shotgun sequence genome harbors these coding sequences:
- the LOC101500358 gene encoding 14-3-3-like protein C (The RefSeq protein has 10 substitutions, 2 non-frameshifting indels and aligns at 99% coverage compared to this genomic sequence): protein MASSIETFVYVAKLAEQAERYEEMVDAMKKVAKLDVELTVEERNLLSIGYKNVVGAHRASWRILSSIEQKEEAKGNDVNVKRIKVYRQKVESELSNICSDIMTIIDDHLIPSSSSAGESSVFFYKMKGDYYRYMAEFKTGDERKEVADHSMEAYQIASTAAEAELPPTHPIRLGLALNFSVYYYEILNSPERACHLAKQAFDEAISELDTLSEESYKDSTLIMQLLRDNLTLWTSDIPEDGAEDEKVESSRAPVGDNAE, encoded by the exons ATGGCATCCATCAAGGAACGTGAAAACTTCGTCTACATCGCCAAGCTCGCTGAACAAGCCGAGCGCTATGAAG AAATGGTGGAAGCAATGAAGAATGTGGCGAAGCTAAATGTTGAGTTAACGGTGGAGGAGAGAAACCTTCTATCAATCGGATACAAGAACGTAGTGGGTGCTCATAGGGCTTCTTGGAGGATTCTATCCTCGATTGAGCAAAAGGAAGAAGCTAAAGGGAATGATGTGAATGTGAAACGGATAAAGGTGTATAGACAGAAAGTTGAATCTGAGTTGTCCAATATATGCAGTGATATCATGACTATTATTGATGACCACCTTATTCCTTCATCCTCTTCTGCTGGTGAATCTAGTGTCTTTTTCTATAAGATGAAAGGGGATTATTATCGGTATATGGCGGAATTCAAGACTGGTGATGAGAGAAAAGAGGTTGCTGATCATTCCATGGAAGCATATCAG ATAGCTTCAACTGCCGCAGAAGCTGAGTTACCTCCCACGCATCCCATTCGATTGGGTTTAGCTTTGAACTTCTCTGTGTATTAttatgaaattttgaactctccGGAAAG GGCATGTCACCTTGCTAAGCAGGCATTTGATGAAGCAATCTCTGAGTTGGATACTCTGAGTGAGGAGTCTTACAAAGACAGCACACTGATTATGCAGCTTCTAAGGGACAACCTCACATTGTGGACTTCTGACATCCCTGAAGATGGAG CTGAGGATGAAAAGGTGGAGTCTTCGCGAGCTGGTGAAGGTGAAGATGCATAG
- the LOC105852265 gene encoding uncharacterized protein: MYHTHKPLFEPNKKDVMNPSKFGAMKGMEGGTKAESEEVIDVKVEDPEIASKSPVFSRLPSRRDTELAPLCLCPKGSWKAICCFFMLGCLVTVILFIIDIFHHLHDHHK; this comes from the exons ATGTATCATACCCATAAGCCTTTGTTTGAGCCCAATAAgaaag ATGTAATGAATCCATCAAAATTTGGTGCTATGAAAGGGATGGAGGGGGGTACAAAAGCTGAATCTGAAGAGGTAATTGATGTGAAAGTTGAAGATCCTGAAATTGCATCAAAGAGTCCTGTTTTTTCTCGTCTTCCATCGCGTAGGGATACTGAATTAGCACCATTGTGTTTGTGTCCAAAAGGAAGTTG GAAAGCAATTTGCTGTTTCTTCATGCTGGGTTGCCTTGTCACAGTTATCCTTTTTATCATTGATATCTTTCATCATCTTCATGATCATCACAAATAA